The genomic DNA GACGGCAAGTCCGCATACGTTGGTATTGCAATTGTGTTGGCTTCCGAGGACTGAAACTCTGCAAGTCCATTTTGCAACTCTCTTTGAGTCTCTTTTAAGGTAAGTATGGGGAATAAAAATCTAATCAATGCATGCAAGTGATAACGGTTTCTAACACATTAAGGAGACCCGCAGTCCAATATATTGCCACACCTGTTATCAGGCCGGACAACTTAAAGAACATAGTCTACAGCCAATTGTGAGCCGGAACTGTATTTTATCACAGCAAGTGATAAGGCATAGTATATTGTATATAACGGTCAGGTACTTTGTATGAAACTTTCGGTTGCTAAAAAAAGCACACAGACACTCCCTTAAGAACCAAAATATATCACTTTCACATCTACGCCAATCACTTTCTTTGATCTCAATGGTCTATACCTAGCTGTTGATCTACGTTTAGGCAACACATTATATCATTTTTCTGAAACTAACGACTGAAAATTACAGGTAAAAATCTCCTTTGAGGGTGATGTTTCTGACAATTGTTTTAACTTTTACCTGGTGCTCTAGCTCGAATGAACTGTTAGCCGTTAACCAGATGCACCCACCTTTAACCGGTTAAATCCCTTGTGTTGTTTTAGCTACTGACCGTCAAAGGCGGTATTCCTATTTTCACCTATGATTTATGTTTGTGTCCtgtatttacattttagtgtttTAAAACTGACCTAGACCAGCCATTCAGCAAAATGCTGAGAATAAATTTAACTGTACAGAAACTATTGGTATTCTAGGTAAGTGTGTTAAATGGTAAAATTGGCTTTGATAATACAGCGTTCGTCCTggtttaaagtggcattatgcgcatcaaAATGCgactgttttataaaagcaatttccggttgctgtgcatttaaatgtgttaaattaacgacaatTCCGCATACTTATGTAAAGttgatgttttagaaataaagaaataagacTAATAAAATactagttcttttcttcaatcttctatgcAGTTATTTCCCGTACCTACAGGTACAGATTTCTGAAGTGGAAGGGAAACAACTCCTGCGAGCAGTTCGACTTAAAAAGACTGTCCCAgtcaaaaaataagaaatttcatacattttgtatttggaaagttattattttaaaCTGGTAAGAGGAATAGTCTGGTATATTGCGATGCAATCTGCTATTTGTTAATTTCTCCTCCAATTTTCAACTAGATTATTACTAGACAAGTgagcataattccactttaatatctaaaattgtataatttaattttaagtaaatatttctgaGTATTCATTGTTGGTtctgattttattgaaaaagtaGCTTAACGTAAAGTGTGTGCATACAAAAGTTGGGAGAATAAAGTTATATTATGAGAGTCGTTAGGGAGTTATCGCCTATCAAAACTCTGAAATAACTTCATTTCATTTGGATTACTCGCTATATTGTTTGAGAAGTAGGAACTTTCCCAATTAATCTCTATGTGAAAAGGAAAAAGTGGGATGATACCAACTAGATAGGACAAATGTAGTATTTAGTCTACCTTGGACTATATCtgataagggagataatttgttTTTTACTAATGTCCCTCATTGTTGTGTGCATTTGCAATGCTCGCATTTCAAACGAACGTAAGTAATGTAAAGTGTTCTCTTTAAAGCATTTATTTCCTACATATTTTCCTTAATAACATCCAAAATTTTTGACATATTAAGTCCTCCTTTTTCTTCTTGAATTTCAGTCCGCCATGTTGCAGTCTTTGTGTCGTAAAACATATCAAGGGCGTTAAGTGACCATGGGACACTATACCTTTTTAGCATTGAAacgaaatactttgaaaaacttTCACTTTCATACTGAGATATGGCTTTCTTCTTAATATCATAAGCTGCCCAAGCGCCCCAATAGCCTTTCAGTGTACAATTTTCTTTTGCCATCTCGAGTTCCTCAATGACCAGTTTTCGTTGTTCTTCAGTTCCATTACCCGTCCAGTACCTGCCACTCGTAGCCTTTTTGATAGGTCCTGATGCGTAATGGTGGTGTTCTAGCATTAAATAGTTGTCGTTTTCATAAATGTACTTTTCTATCATAGGACACCCCGATGCGCCTTTTTTTGGCGACCCGAGAATCAAGATTCGGTTTTTATTATTCCCCCCAGTACCTCGGATTGCCTTTATTACCCTTGACGTCCAGTTGagatattttgtaatgttattGTGGAGGGTCCCGTTAATGTTACAACCTTCAATGTTTTTGCAATGGGCACTTAaaagttcagtaaataaattaAAGACACATCTGTAATCTTTTGTTATCAGTCTCTTTGCGACTTTCGTCCACCAGGTGACGTAATTGTCCTGGTCATCTTCAGTAGCATTGTTTGAAGCCAGAGTATTTGCCCATGAAATGATTGGGACTATTCCTACCTCTAAGCATTTGTCCACTACTTTCTCCAAGTTATCGAGGAAACGTGTCGTGAAATTCAGGGTATTATAGGGATAGGGATACATCGAAGCTGAGCACCGAAGCCGTACGTTTCTGAAGCCGGCATCGTATATGTCCTGCATATTCCTTTCATTATAGTTTTCTATTGgctcttttgttttttttgtaaaatatttcacagCAAATCCCTGACCGATCAAGGGTTGAAAATCTTCTGGCAAAATGGGTTCGTTGTAATTGATCGATTCTGTTGCTTGTACCATTACACAGCCAACCACAGCCAGTAGAAGTAAACATATAGATGCAATTGTCAACTTCATGGTTGATCCTCTCCTTCTTCGGATTGAACACAGTATCAAATCTCCGCAGTCTGGAATGCGAAATATAATGGAAAGTTT from Mercenaria mercenaria strain notata chromosome 11, MADL_Memer_1, whole genome shotgun sequence includes the following:
- the LOC123532042 gene encoding uncharacterized protein LOC123532042, which gives rise to MKLTIASICLLLLAVVGCVMVQATESINYNEPILPEDFQPLIGQGFAVKYFTKKTKEPIENYNERNMQDIYDAGFRNVRLRCSASMYPYPYNTLNFTTRFLDNLEKVVDKCLEVGIVPIISWANTLASNNATEDDQDNYVTWWTKVAKRLITKDYRCVFNLFTELLSAHCKNIEGCNINGTLHNNITKYLNWTSRVIKAIRGTGGNNKNRILILGSPKKGASGCPMIEKYIYENDNYLMLEHHHYASGPIKKATSGRYWTGNGTEEQRKLVIEELEMAKENCTLKGYWGAWAAYDIKKKAISQYESESFSKYFVSMLKRYSVPWSLNALDMFYDTKTATWRTEIQEEKGGLNMSKILDVIKENM